Proteins from one Hypanus sabinus isolate sHypSab1 chromosome X2, sHypSab1.hap1, whole genome shotgun sequence genomic window:
- the LOC132385282 gene encoding uncharacterized protein C4orf54 homolog: MFQIEKDIGDHFSKDPRVSVRSACADYMSDTASLVSELDETDNEVRKLTALAFRSLACPHNNYIDLSSSRASTDWSLSLSEDSSTTNKWSTYAELSESSLAETNEHPTNPIRAPSAKSEESREERAGHSLGGGHFECVDIVVETQEGRTVPKREILFKKRERSELTVFRSNGANGGQCTAQYGGAVQKREESSVCREDVAAEAKEGASDRPLQRMESVEECSKKAKLASCHISNVISKKMQFEQELKMERGALHETYSSVPSTPSSANVKEFEFPAQGSQQEGKRRNSSAKPESDISGEDHPAHFRKKSCDLNADSTDDKRSILRQDSCGSLKGENITLDGLSNRDILDRWKESNTDTQKGMKSGRPTGLSGVKSQTTLSDLGHSQSEVPTVRSNSEDTYNVDCIPQVAKNRLQASCLTESKLTGYQDKASHKQSGNKLDSTNAFRNILVSQTSEKISASGTKHDNQVDLFGTVEQLAPNIGSLSKIITLDPKYQTLPASFKFETDGCRMKDLQFNRRESIQQRTKGPIHQVRDVRKLVKNTYGALRFNAGEAKTFGSAQVLQPNGSSLAKASDQIDAAMNVTQTVPIYIQCKSTGWKGNSGNYSNISVDKKYWTYAGSTDTSRSYSNDIDFLIPFNTNKSMLGSPQKGGTESQTDKKDEKKECEVLMESTRLKNSKKKMIKDDKLQIVSASNKEETGVPLRKDNTVKDSKEKHGEMLAKQNLNKEGCNSSTESDKFKISYPAGIENRNSSLSFSNPNTKGKKVESIGANQSTAEKLRKDYIEPVPLKIDNKVPTNKVCSRREDSTKLHSENKHSGSKSSLNEDLNLMHGKADSNKEIQNRPEHTNKLQKITISKNNDTKIVVEKNEAKSAESQNKHTLSLNTNDTKLSTGKDTLEKVNFRLDLQKTSSRMSSLKSDGTQELTGKGHLNKESQARKLGNKNSISEYSFFKTEKFKGNDEGGTEGQSKVEEKRKSSGNSMLNTPIGKEEDMKLAPESKSILMSKSLSQTAELTKLPGRGESKTETQVGRQKENKVCNPTSKSEEPSSTFGRYETVKDIQVRLENQSKGRGKLNEEKSGKIKAVSESQAGQDNQKRLPGYCTQTSESKNEPKKESQAECENQERNIEQVQASEKSGSKMLKDPIKDSYVLSLILEEESSKNNFESTDNNIRSKQHSSVKNQALNTFSAQTSHSSSGVKDKQSAPIVKATNHHQTIQSTAKTSTQKLESHGSMKSTSGFAIDIPISTSKVEYQDTTSQIHPSSAEFKMKTLPPINSVARVFGQDQKQSSSAVMVQSARTEAIQEHGSKPLESVNYLAIPVKEQRTQPSSLGQTTTSPHSATIKSMPYFQHQHSLEITEPPRQEKELISRQVSQDPRFSGMSLQNPYCASSNQGQPQLSSCSPGTMPLNFAETICEVAQSSQETDNPCVPCFQYPQTQRKMLVDPETGNYYFVDAPVQPSRKMLLDPVTGQYVEVVMPQQPFGGVYQVPFSPYLLHPGVMGPSYLPNMPYPGVFVGPSSPAQRPLDMQSQPLSQQGSAHDKASIQHPEQPIQRTFSSEAAQMETLYYIPTGMTLYSNPSQPGLQQVAMQAKPCVDVKDSKATGHWPIQQTYEVSSYLPHGRPSSFMVE; this comes from the coding sequence ATGTTCCAGATTGAGAAGGACATTGGGGACCATTTCTCGAAGGACCCGCGTGTAAGTGTTAGAAGCGCTTGTGCTGACTATATGAGCGACACGGCTAGTTTAGTGAGTGAATTAGACGAAACGGATAATGAGGTGCGGAAGTTAACTGCTTTAGCTTTCCGGAGCCTGGCCTGCCCTCACAACAATTACATCGACCTTTCTAGTTCGAGGGCATCCACGGATTGGTCCCTGTCGCTGTCAGAGGACAGTAGTACCACTAACAAATGGTCAACCTATGCAGAGTTGAGTGAATCTAGCTTGGCCGAAACTAACGAGCACCCCACGAACCCCATCCGCGCCCCAAGCGCAAAGAGCGAGGAGAGCAGGGAGGAGAGAGCTGGCCATTCTTTGGGGGGAGGGCATTTTGAGTGTGTCGATATCGTTGTGGAGACTCAGGAGGGTCGGACGGTTCCAAAGAGAGAGATACTGTTTAAAAAGCGAGAGAGAAGTGAGCTGACCGTCTTCCGATCGAATGGTGCCAATGGTGGCCAATGCACGGCTCAATATGGAGGAGCGGTACAGAAGAGGGAGGAGAGCAGTGTTTGCAGAGAGGATGTGGCTGCGGAGGCGAAGGAAGGGGCCAGCGACAGACCGTTGCAAAGGATGGAATCTGTGGAAGAGTGCTCCAAAAAGGCGAAACTTGCATCTTGCCACATTTCCAATGTCATTTCTAAGAAGATGCAGTTTGAGCAAGAACTCAAGATGGAACGCGGCGCCCTCCACGAAACCTATTCGTCCGTCCCCTCTACACCTTCCTCTGCAAATGTAAAAGAATTCGAGTTCCCCGCCCAGGGAAGTCAGCAAGAAGGTAAAAGGCGAAATTCCAGCGCAAAGCCAGAGAGCGATATCTCCGGGGAAGATCACCCAGCGCATTTCAGAAAGAAAAGCTGCGATCTGAATGCTGACAGTACAGATGACAAGAGAAGTATTCTGAGGCAAGACAGCTGTGGTTCTCTGAAGGGAGAAAACATCACCTTGGATGGTCTATCCAATCGCGACATTCTCGATCGCTGGAAGGAAAGTAATACAGACACCCAGAAAGGAATGAAGTCAGGGAGACCAACGGGACTGAGCGGAGTTAAATCCCAGACCACGCTTAGTGATTTAGGCCACAGTCAATCAGAAGTCCCAACCGTTCGAAGTAACTCAGAGGACACTTATAATGTCGACTGTATCCCACAAGTTGCCAAAAATAGATTGCAGGCGAGCTGTTTGACAGAAAGCAAGCTGACAGGTTACCAGGACAAAGCCAGTCACAAACAGtcaggtaataaattggattcaacGAATGCCTTTAGGAACATCTTAGTGTCACAAACATCAGAGAAGATATCTGCTTCTGGTACCAAACATGACAATCAAGTGGATCTTTTTGGAACAGTTGAACAGTTGGCTCCAAACATTGGCTCCCTCAGTAAGATCATCACTCTTGACCCCAAGTATCAGACCCTTCCAGCTTCATTTAAGTTTGAGACAGATGGCTGCAGAATGAAAGACCTGCAGTTTAACAGAAGAGAATCTATACAACAGCGAACTAAAGGTCCAATTCATCAGGTGCGGGATGTGCGTAAGCTTGTTAAGAACACCTATGGTGCTTTAAGGTTCAATGCCGGTGAAGCAAAAACTTTTGGATCTGCACAGGTTCTTCAGCCTAATGGCTCAAGTTTGGCCAAGGCATCTGATCAAATAGATGCAGCAATGAATGTTACTCAAACAGTGCCCATTTACATTCAGTGCAAGTCAACTGGTTGGAAAGGCAACAGTGGCAATTACAGCAATATATCAGTAGACAAAAAATATTGGACTTACGCTGGGAGTACAGACACCTCCAGGTCATATTCTAATGATATTGATTTTTTGATTCCCTTCAATACAAACAAGAGCATGTTAGGCTCGCCCCAAAAAGGAGGAACTGAAAGTCAGACTGATAAAAAAGATGAGAAGAAAGAGTGTGAGGTGCTAATGGAGTCAACTAGATTGAAGAACTCCAAAAAGAAAATGATCAAAGATGACAAATTACAAATTGTATCCGCTTCAAATAAGGAAGAGACCGGGGTGCCTCTCAGGAAGGATAACACTGTAAAGGATTCTAAAGAAAAACACGGTGAAATGCTAGCCAAACAGAACTTAAACAAAGAAGGTTGCAATTCATCAACTGAGTCAGATAAGTTCAAAATAAGTTACCCTGCTGGAATAGAGAACCGGAATTCATCTTTATCATTTTCCAATCCTAACACAAAAGGTAAGAAAGTTGAATCTATTGGAGCTAATCAAAGTACAGCAGAAAAGCTTAGAAAGGATTATATAGAGCCTGTTCCACTGAAGATAGATAATAAAGTGCCAACCAATAAAGTTTGTTCCAGAAGAGAAGATTCAACAAAATTGCACAGTGAAAATAAACATTCTGGAAGTAAATCTTCACTCAATGAGGATTTGAATTTAATGCATGGAAAAGCTGATTCTAACAAAGAGATTCAAAATAGACCAGAACATACTAATAAACTCCAGAAGATTACAATTTCAAAGAATAATGACACCAAAATAGTAGTGGAGAAGAATGAAGCTAAAAGTGCAGAAAGCCAGAATAAACATACTTTATCTCTTAACACAAATGATACAAAGTTATCTACAGGTAAAGATACTTTGGAGAAAGTTAATttcaggttagatcttcagaagaCATCATCAAGGATGTCTTCATTAAAAAGTGATGGGACTCAGGAATTAACAGGGAAAGGGCATCTTAACAAGGAAAGCCAAGCCAgaaaactgggaaataaaaatagCATTTCTGAATATTCATTTTTCAAGACTGAAAAATTCAAAGGAAACGATGAAGGTGGAACAGAAGGCCAAAGCAAGGTAGAAGAGAAGAGAAAATCCTCCGGGAACTCCATGCTTAACACGCCCATAGGAAAAGAGGAGGATATGAAGCTTGCACCTGAAAGTAAGAGTATACTGATGAGCAAGTCACTCTCCCAAACTGCAGAGCTCACAAAGTTACCTGGGAGAGGTGAGTCTAAAACTGAGACACAAGTTGGTCGACAAAAGGAGAACAAGGTTTGTAATCCTACATCAAAGAGTGAAGAACCAAGTTCAACATTTGGGAGATATGAAACTGTCAAAGATATACAAGTTCGGCTAGAGAATCAGAGTAAAGGTCGAGGAAAGTTAAATGAAGAAAAGTCTGGAAAAATAAAAGCTGTTAGTGAGAGTCAAGCTGGGCAGgataatcagaaaaggctccctggtTACTGCACCCAGACTAGTGAAAGCAAGAATGAGCCCAAGAAGGAAAGCCAGGCAGAGTGTGAGAATCAAGAAAGAAACATTGAACAAGTCCAAGCTTCAGAAAAAAGTGGATCAAAAATGTTAAAAGATCCCATAAAGGATAGTTATGTTTTATCATTGATCTTAGAAGAAGAAAGCAGCAAGAATAACTTCGAATCTACTGATAACAACATTAGAAGTAAACAACATTCATCTGTGAAGAATCAGGCCTTAAATACCTTCAGTGCACAAACTTCTCATTCCTCTTCAGGTGTCAAAGATAAACAAAGTGCACCTATTGTAAAGGCCACAAATCACCACCAGACCATACAGAGCACAGCAAAGACATCAACTCAGAAACTTGAAAGCCATGGTAGTATGAAAAGCACATCAGGGTTTGCCATTGATATCCCCATATCAACATCTAAAGTGGAATACCAAGATACAACTTCACAAATACATCCAAGTTCAGCAGAATTTAAGATGAAAACCCTTCCTCCAATAAATTCTGTTGCTAGAGTGTTTGGCCAGGATCAGAAGCAGAGTTCCTCTGCAGTTATGGTGCAATCGGCTAGAACAGAAGCCATTCAAGAACATGGATCAAAGCCCTTGGAAAGTGTAAACTACCTTGCCATTCCTGTAAAGGAACAAAGGACACAGCCATCAAGTCTAGGACAAACAACTACTTCCCCTCATTCTGCCACCATTAAATCAATGCCTTATTTTCAACATCAGCACAGCTTGGAGATAACTGAACCTCCAAGACAAGAAAAAGAGTTGATTTCTCGTCAGGTTAGTCAGGATCCACGGTTCTCTGGCATGTCTCTGCAGAATCCATATTGTGCTTCTTCAAACCAAGGGCAGCCTCAATTGTCCTCTTGTTCTCCAGGAACAATGCCATTAAACTTTGCGGAGACAATTTGTGAAGTAGCCCAGTCTTCTCAAGAAACAGACAACCCTTGTGTGCCTTGTTTTCAGTACCCTCAGACTCAGAGAAAGATGCTTGTGGATCCAGAGACTGGAAACTATTACTTTGTGGATGCTCCAGTTCAGCCTTCACGTAAAATGCTGCTGGACCCAGTAACAGGGCAGTATGTGGAAGTTGTAATGCCTCAGCAGCCCTTTGGTGGAGTTTATCAAGTGCCTTTCTCTCCTTACCTCCTACATCCAGGAGTTATGGGTCCATCTTATTTACCCAATATGCCATATCCCGGGGTATTTGTTGGACCTTCTTCACCTGCTCAAAGACCTCTGGATATGCAAAGCCAGCCACTGTCTCAGCAAGGTTCTGCACATGATAAAGCAAGTATACAACATCCTGAACAGCCCATCCAGAGGACTTTCTCCTCTGAAGCTGCACAGATGGAGACTTTGTATTATATTCCAACAGGTATGACGTTATATTCAAACCCAAGTCAGCCTGGCCTGCAACAAGTAGCCATGCAAGCTAAACCATGTGTTGATGTCAAAGACAGTAAAGCTACAGGTCATTGGCCAATCCAACAAACTTATGAAGTGAGCAGCTATCTGCCCCATGGAAGGCCAAGCAGCTTTATGGTGGAATAA